The Pyrus communis chromosome 2, drPyrComm1.1, whole genome shotgun sequence genome includes a window with the following:
- the LOC137726709 gene encoding uncharacterized protein isoform X2 — protein sequence MFALGRVFCKKGCDADGETWEECLEECNEICYKDPVLKDQQWSACIDRSPGVDRYSEECFHACVSGCGFKFDKNPDIADKVRPNRPPKPPPVEKPPAHPAEPMATTDDILSTSA from the exons ATGTTTGCTTTAG GGCGAGTATTTTGCAAAAAGGGGTGCGATGCGGATGGAGAGACTTGGGAAGAAT GCTTGGAGGAGTGCAATGAGATATGCTATAAGGATCCTGTCTTAAAGGACCAGCAATGGAGTGCTTGCATTGACCGTTCTCCCGGAGTTGACAGGTACTCAGAG GAGTGTTTCCATGCTTGTGTATCTGGTTGCGGTTTCAAG TTTGATAAAAATCCAGACATAGCTGATAAAGTTCGTCCAAACAGGCCGCCTAAGCCTCCCCCTGTTGAAAAGCCACCCGCCCACCCTGCTGAACCCATGGCAACGACCGACGACATACTTAGCACTTCTGCATAG
- the LOC137726709 gene encoding uncharacterized protein isoform X1 yields MTPHEWGSPCGHQCTHKYAALMQIPWRVFCKKGCDADGETWEECLEECNEICYKDPVLKDQQWSACIDRSPGVDRYSEECFHACVSGCGFKFDKNPDIADKVRPNRPPKPPPVEKPPAHPAEPMATTDDILSTSA; encoded by the exons atgacacCGCATGAATGGGGGTCTCCGTGCGGCCACCAATGCACGCACAAGTACGCAGCTCTTATGCAGATTCCAT GGCGAGTATTTTGCAAAAAGGGGTGCGATGCGGATGGAGAGACTTGGGAAGAAT GCTTGGAGGAGTGCAATGAGATATGCTATAAGGATCCTGTCTTAAAGGACCAGCAATGGAGTGCTTGCATTGACCGTTCTCCCGGAGTTGACAGGTACTCAGAG GAGTGTTTCCATGCTTGTGTATCTGGTTGCGGTTTCAAG TTTGATAAAAATCCAGACATAGCTGATAAAGTTCGTCCAAACAGGCCGCCTAAGCCTCCCCCTGTTGAAAAGCCACCCGCCCACCCTGCTGAACCCATGGCAACGACCGACGACATACTTAGCACTTCTGCATAG